In Kordia antarctica, the following proteins share a genomic window:
- a CDS encoding UpxY family transcription antiterminator — protein sequence MSFTQNTVINNAVKVVGKPSIKSLQDQNWYVLYTAPRAEKIAKRELEFNNYEVFLPITTTLRVWKNRQKKMIDSVVFPSYIFIHTNERYLAEACRINKISTYLHCGGKPSKVDPKCIEGIKRMLEMNQEISVSENFHEGELVRITKGPLAGYEGVLIHQKSKTKFGIHLKEINQTILVEICTSVLEKNLA from the coding sequence ATGTCCTTTACCCAAAACACGGTTATTAATAATGCTGTGAAAGTAGTCGGTAAGCCATCAATTAAATCATTACAAGATCAAAATTGGTATGTCTTATACACTGCTCCAAGAGCCGAAAAAATAGCAAAACGAGAACTCGAATTCAATAACTATGAAGTTTTTCTTCCCATTACCACAACATTAAGAGTCTGGAAGAATCGTCAAAAGAAAATGATAGACAGCGTAGTTTTTCCAAGTTATATTTTTATTCATACCAATGAAAGATATCTGGCGGAAGCATGTCGGATAAATAAAATTAGCACCTATTTGCATTGCGGTGGAAAACCTAGTAAAGTTGATCCGAAATGTATAGAAGGTATTAAACGAATGTTGGAAATGAATCAAGAAATATCAGTAAGTGAAAATTTTCATGAAGGCGAATTGGTGCGCATCACTAAAGGTCCACTGGCTGGATATGAAGGTGTATTGATTCATCAGAAGTCAAAAACTAAATTCGGCATTCATCTTAAAGAAATTAATCAAACCATATTGGTTGAAATATGTACTAGTGTTTTAGAGAAGAACCTAGCATAA
- a CDS encoding SDR family NAD(P)-dependent oxidoreductase has translation MNQKEILLESTESYLCSIMSEVADLTITTNDSSTPFLELGIDSFRILQIIKKLEEVFGTLPKTLLFENFNISDLSNHFVENYEEILNAKFADQKFIGKPTIQSANTSVEITQEETKVSQPESNSVKIATQPAEVTNTTIKPEQKVSNNEPKSKSVRNPIIISEKEAMIHPELKDWYQTTFNQYKNESSASRGTRNIAPLLFIGSEKKGYLNYSKSNNIILVYGYTGPASYLSTIAEEISQYCEDSGFEITILSDHAIESIGENPYYATPFGIISRIENIKNFSLEGSKMRRLRYQVSKFENAGECKTVEYINGTDKETDKNIATLIDEWCAPRTMVNPLIHIVKQEILVGKLSTEHRLFLTYLDNVLQNAILISPLSSEINGYLMDLEFYPSSMLLGGLEYGIVKMMEILASEGSNMLSLGGTYGCKMEESENADPELDKTLNFLRDNKIFNDEGNLQFKNKFRPSHQTIFICRPKAISNADNVTDIIMMIADPSKMEVEAEEKGSTYTKLSLEIAVTTDKNEEVAKTETAITTNISVETKAEKIHVPTENTAVMIEENERSLTLAEFNFNPLNIPSTKVAHDLKTDSWAQLESPVIDAHLNFLHSQLYKTVNINESLQSVFPFSHISITSSGRNAEKAFFKSWNKKGIAVQNLLFATTIYHEIENGFSPKEIPHTEVFKLNSEELFKGNLHWEALEKEIEKEHKSISFVAIEISNNAAGGAPVSIQHLKEVKKLLSKYSIPLVMDGTRVLENAKFIIENEKEYAGKTIWEVARNIYSCADAVWASLPKDFCINKGGIIATNDEALYNKVQDVIEDEGIGLDIIDKKLIAISFENKNILERRITNRIENVKLIHDAVSKHGIPIFKPVGTHCILIDVKQIPEFKSFENPVTSFNAWMFLNTGIRGGAHNAGMQKNSAINDVVRLAIHVGIEQKEATEIANKLIQLFKNMENIPELLLQGNTEAYGTINATYTLKQYHNVSKNIVPIPDQNTTAVAEHVNVTTTTNNSTAKEATQKQATSTDRKYQIEDIAIVGMSGRYPKAKNLDELWDNLIQGKDCVETIPEERLKQRKTTKFSKKYRGGFLSDVDKFDSMFFNISPAVAEMFDPQERLLLETAWESIEDAGYYPEILTPENTPKNIGVFVGAVWTMYQMIGAEEKLVGKDVNPNSFLWSVANRISYCLNLSGPSLSVDTACSSSMTALYLACEAIYNGECSGAIVGGVNLDLHASKFDINSFGGALSPDGVCRTFGKGANGYVAGEGVGTIFIKPLKQAIEDGDHIHGVIKSVAVNHGGRTSGYMVPDPKAQGNLIGTALEKGKVDARTVGYIEAHGTGTELGDPIEIAGLQNAFKKYSVENQTCAVGSVKTNIGHLEAAAGVVGIHKVLLQMRHKKLVPSLHSAELNEFIDFTNSPFYVEQEFKDWKPKTIDGVQFPLRAGISSFGAGGANAHVIIESYENENKNVAVEEAPTYQIFPLSALKKDRLIETATRLLKFLEHDVSLKESSQVHINDIGHTLRVGRKSFEHRLVIIAATKQELIEKLGLFIEDKNDANTLKGVVEKVGNIARLLSKSEKKSFVELIAKSGNLQKLGQLWIEGIVNDWQDLNSAKAGKRVSLPTYPFADKRHWVETSENGTVLAASTIDHPLIDANESTFERQIFKKTFNDTEFFIYDHLVSDIPTLPGVAYLDFARKAGELAAGRKVKAIKNIVWLNPITVTDSKPVDIWIELIPQAVEVKFEIFGKNVEGVKQLHSQGRIAYVTDETEEVIPEYIDIKAIQARCTKVGDGKDAYPIFGKLGLGLGPSFQVLQEVFKNDDEMFGIMKVPDVCLDDFQDFILHPSLLDGAGQTVMASHLLAATDDSGGMVVPYSFGEVVILHPLTTNCYSYIQKVDDPKSKLSKANLIITDEDGKILVKINESIGIPLTDIHEKPAGSPEAGITAEVDEFEDLYYTNLWEESQVTIPQAEANTQHSILLFDTDEKLYNAYQKDSGKNIILIQAGKAFKASGENKYTINPENKDDYIQLLEAIHKQGNTFGKICYAWSKSPFQEEEAFLNESLDTGIYSFLYVCQSLIHLKSDTKFQVVYLFNGIENEYQPHNEAVSGFIKSLHLEQSNIMCKTVEIQNNDTPTDIVKMFVSELHTDTIEDLAVRYQKEQRFVRKLKNIQNWNDEKSAISQQALKEKGVYLITGGVGGLGFIFAEYLAKECKARLILTGRSKLSEEKSIQINELEALGAEVLYLPTDVSKLEEVTKLVTEGKKKFGTIDGIIHSAGVLRDSNVRSKTREEMSAVFAPKIYGAFYLDELTKNDKLDFFVTFSSMAAVGGNMGQSDYSYANHFMDTYMKRRTALEAKGERSGKSLSLNWSIWASGGMKLDTQMEAFFKNSLGIRPLSTAVGIGTFTKGLLSEQTQIVVVEGMQERMEIAWGIRKKAVEAVEATATNDAADSSSSGGDNEEVSKLIQKELIKIAMDFLKLEEDDVSIDKILLDIGFDSIGLATYANALNDKYGLTDITPVLFFEYPSIREITKYLATEHNEAVTKTYNLAGGGTTKSAEPTAKVTTETKATPEAAPTFTGINKGWNAGQATQNTNNQPAQSGGLSVASRFIDCPIAIVGIGGVMPKSRDMVEYWENLKNGENMISVIPRDRWIWEDYDGDPITEVNKTNSKWGGFIDDADKFDPLFFGISPREAEMMDPQQRVFLETVWSTIEDSGYKISDLSGTKTGLFVGVAVHDYADLMNTLQVELDGYTASGNSHCMLVNRISFLLNLRGPSAPIDTACSSSLIAIHRAVESIHTGSSDMAIVGGVQLMMTPAAHISFGMAGMLSTDGKCKTFDESASGYVRGEGSGAVFLKTLAQAEEDNDQIYAVIKSTAENHGGRAAMLTAPNPNAQAELIVEAYEKAEIDPATVGYIECHGTGTSLGDPIEVRALAKSFKELYQKHNKTIPSTPHIGLSSVKTNIGHLETAAGISSFLKAVLAMKHKQIPASLHFENLNPHINFAGTPFYVVDKTTDWKRITGADGKEFPRRAGISSFGFGGANAHVVIEEYIPSKKEEKIEFQKPFMFTLSAKNTERLKVYAESILRHVDNYEVDLLNLTYTLQIGRDAMTQRLGFAVNSLSELKQLLSDYIAGNDIENIYQGKIKSKKEKAELESLHGSHETSIDAWIVNYSYEEMLKAWVEGFDFDWNRIYGEAKPKRINIPTYPFAKERYWFEFDPNASRGKTTAVIHPLLHTNTSVLKQQAYTSSFNENEFFLTDDKVSGKKKLAAGAFLEMANVAVTHAAFSKLEFTALEFKNMNWSSPFLANKDTSISLALYEEDENNILFEAFSSEEGEEVVHFDGKAILDAQTKLQQIDIELLKNQLNTGKTNYEELFKTFIENGLNGYSYPEIKFASKGHKQFLMQLVLPTELQNDTTDYILNPAIIEVALHASGLMIHADHYKDKSPLPAKLERLKIVAPCENEMYIWVRHSRSNSEDENHIELDIDLINAKGEICISLKSITFVEENNGTTNKFESHELEQYLESFYDLIPNGSPGKSSESINDEFQRLLGEDFSHRN, from the coding sequence ATGAATCAAAAAGAAATACTACTAGAATCTACGGAATCATATTTGTGCTCAATAATGTCTGAAGTTGCAGACTTAACGATCACTACTAATGATTCATCAACTCCTTTTTTAGAGTTGGGAATTGACTCATTTCGTATCCTGCAAATCATTAAGAAATTGGAAGAAGTATTTGGCACTTTGCCAAAAACGTTACTATTTGAAAATTTTAACATTAGTGATTTAAGCAATCATTTTGTTGAAAATTATGAAGAAATACTAAACGCAAAATTTGCTGATCAGAAATTTATTGGGAAACCTACTATTCAATCGGCTAACACTTCCGTAGAAATTACTCAGGAAGAAACGAAAGTTAGCCAACCAGAAAGTAATTCCGTAAAAATTGCAACGCAACCAGCTGAGGTAACTAACACTACAATTAAACCTGAGCAGAAAGTAAGTAACAACGAACCAAAAAGTAAATCGGTACGAAATCCTATCATTATTTCAGAAAAAGAAGCGATGATTCATCCTGAATTAAAAGATTGGTATCAAACTACTTTCAATCAATATAAAAATGAAAGTTCGGCTTCAAGAGGAACAAGAAACATAGCACCATTACTATTTATTGGAAGTGAAAAGAAAGGATATTTAAATTACAGTAAAAGTAACAATATCATTTTAGTATATGGTTATACAGGACCAGCTTCTTACCTTTCTACGATTGCAGAAGAAATTTCTCAATATTGCGAAGACAGCGGTTTTGAAATCACCATATTATCCGATCATGCTATTGAATCTATTGGAGAAAACCCCTACTACGCAACTCCATTTGGTATTATTTCAAGAATAGAAAATATAAAGAATTTTTCACTTGAAGGCAGTAAAATGCGTCGCTTAAGATATCAAGTTTCAAAATTTGAAAATGCAGGAGAATGCAAAACCGTAGAATATATTAACGGAACTGACAAAGAAACAGATAAAAATATAGCAACATTAATTGACGAATGGTGTGCGCCAAGAACAATGGTTAATCCGCTCATTCATATTGTAAAACAGGAAATATTAGTAGGGAAGTTAAGTACGGAACACAGACTTTTCTTGACGTATTTAGATAATGTACTGCAAAATGCGATTCTAATTTCACCATTGTCATCTGAGATAAACGGATATTTGATGGATTTGGAATTTTATCCAAGTAGCATGCTTTTAGGCGGATTAGAATACGGAATTGTAAAAATGATGGAAATCTTGGCATCCGAAGGTTCTAACATGCTAAGTCTAGGAGGAACGTATGGTTGTAAAATGGAAGAGTCAGAAAATGCAGATCCTGAATTGGACAAGACATTAAACTTTCTAAGAGACAATAAAATATTTAATGACGAAGGCAACTTACAATTCAAAAATAAATTTCGTCCAAGTCATCAAACTATCTTCATCTGTAGACCAAAAGCAATTAGCAATGCCGACAATGTTACAGACATCATCATGATGATTGCAGATCCTTCTAAAATGGAAGTTGAAGCGGAAGAAAAAGGAAGTACATACACAAAGCTTTCCTTAGAAATAGCTGTAACCACAGACAAAAATGAAGAAGTAGCGAAAACAGAAACAGCAATAACTACGAATATTTCAGTAGAAACAAAAGCTGAAAAAATTCACGTACCTACCGAAAACACAGCAGTAATGATTGAGGAAAATGAACGTTCATTAACCTTAGCTGAATTTAATTTCAATCCGCTAAACATTCCAAGTACTAAAGTAGCACACGATTTAAAAACGGATTCGTGGGCACAATTGGAATCGCCTGTAATTGATGCGCATTTAAACTTCTTACACTCACAACTCTACAAAACGGTAAACATCAATGAAAGTTTACAAAGTGTATTTCCGTTTTCCCATATAAGTATAACGTCTTCAGGTCGAAATGCTGAAAAAGCATTCTTCAAATCATGGAATAAAAAAGGAATTGCAGTACAAAATTTACTATTTGCGACGACTATTTATCATGAAATTGAAAATGGTTTTTCGCCTAAAGAAATTCCTCATACTGAAGTATTCAAACTCAATTCAGAAGAACTATTCAAAGGAAACCTACACTGGGAAGCTCTTGAAAAAGAAATAGAAAAAGAACACAAATCCATAAGTTTTGTAGCAATAGAAATATCGAACAATGCCGCTGGCGGAGCTCCTGTATCAATTCAGCATTTAAAAGAAGTGAAAAAACTACTCTCTAAATATTCAATTCCGCTCGTTATGGACGGAACTAGAGTATTGGAAAATGCTAAATTCATCATAGAAAATGAAAAAGAATATGCAGGGAAAACCATTTGGGAAGTTGCTAGAAACATATATTCTTGTGCAGATGCGGTTTGGGCAAGTTTACCAAAAGATTTCTGTATAAACAAAGGAGGAATCATTGCTACAAATGATGAAGCACTTTATAATAAAGTTCAAGATGTCATTGAAGATGAAGGCATTGGACTTGATATTATTGATAAAAAGCTCATCGCAATTTCATTCGAAAACAAAAACATACTAGAAAGACGAATTACCAATAGAATAGAAAATGTAAAACTAATCCATGATGCAGTAAGTAAACATGGAATTCCTATTTTCAAACCTGTAGGAACGCATTGTATACTAATTGATGTAAAACAAATTCCTGAATTCAAATCGTTCGAAAATCCGGTGACATCTTTCAATGCTTGGATGTTTCTTAACACAGGAATCCGTGGAGGCGCGCACAATGCAGGAATGCAGAAAAATAGCGCAATAAACGACGTAGTTCGTTTGGCAATTCATGTTGGTATCGAACAAAAAGAAGCAACTGAAATAGCTAATAAACTAATTCAGTTATTTAAAAACATGGAAAATATTCCTGAATTGCTATTACAAGGCAATACGGAAGCATATGGAACCATTAACGCAACGTACACATTAAAACAATATCACAATGTGTCAAAAAATATTGTTCCGATTCCAGATCAAAACACAACGGCTGTAGCTGAACATGTAAATGTCACAACTACAACTAATAATAGTACAGCAAAAGAAGCGACTCAAAAACAAGCGACTTCAACCGATAGGAAATATCAAATAGAAGACATTGCTATTGTGGGAATGTCTGGAAGATATCCGAAAGCAAAAAATTTAGATGAATTATGGGACAATCTTATACAAGGAAAAGATTGTGTAGAAACCATTCCAGAAGAGCGTTTAAAACAGCGAAAAACAACTAAATTCTCTAAAAAATATCGTGGAGGTTTTCTTTCAGATGTAGACAAATTTGATTCTATGTTCTTCAATATTTCGCCAGCAGTTGCCGAAATGTTTGATCCGCAAGAAAGACTCTTACTAGAAACTGCTTGGGAATCTATTGAAGATGCAGGATATTATCCAGAAATACTAACTCCAGAAAACACACCCAAAAATATTGGTGTATTTGTTGGCGCAGTATGGACGATGTACCAAATGATTGGCGCAGAAGAAAAGTTAGTTGGCAAGGATGTAAATCCAAATTCATTTTTATGGAGCGTTGCCAACCGAATTTCATACTGTCTCAACTTATCAGGGCCAAGTTTATCTGTAGATACAGCGTGTTCTTCAAGTATGACAGCGTTGTATTTAGCGTGTGAAGCTATCTATAACGGAGAATGTTCAGGTGCAATTGTTGGTGGAGTCAACTTAGACTTACACGCAAGTAAATTTGATATAAATTCCTTTGGAGGCGCGCTTTCGCCAGATGGTGTATGTCGTACGTTTGGAAAAGGAGCCAACGGATATGTTGCTGGTGAAGGTGTAGGAACTATTTTCATAAAACCACTAAAACAAGCAATAGAAGATGGCGATCATATTCATGGAGTCATCAAAAGTGTAGCTGTCAATCATGGCGGACGCACAAGTGGATACATGGTGCCAGATCCAAAAGCACAAGGAAATCTAATAGGAACTGCATTAGAAAAAGGAAAAGTTGACGCTAGAACTGTAGGATATATTGAAGCGCACGGAACAGGTACAGAATTAGGAGATCCTATTGAAATAGCTGGATTACAAAATGCTTTCAAGAAATATTCTGTAGAAAATCAAACCTGTGCAGTAGGTTCTGTAAAGACAAATATAGGACACTTAGAAGCTGCCGCAGGTGTTGTAGGTATTCACAAGGTGCTATTGCAGATGAGACATAAAAAGCTCGTACCTTCATTACACTCTGCGGAATTAAATGAATTTATCGATTTCACAAACTCTCCATTTTATGTAGAGCAAGAATTTAAAGATTGGAAACCTAAAACAATTGATGGTGTCCAATTTCCGTTAAGAGCAGGAATTAGTTCATTTGGAGCAGGTGGCGCAAATGCACACGTAATCATAGAATCGTATGAAAATGAAAATAAAAATGTAGCTGTAGAAGAAGCACCAACCTATCAAATATTTCCGTTATCTGCGTTGAAAAAAGACAGATTGATTGAAACTGCTACTAGATTACTTAAATTTTTAGAACACGATGTATCTTTAAAAGAATCATCACAAGTACACATAAACGACATTGGTCACACACTTCGTGTCGGTAGAAAATCTTTTGAACACAGATTAGTAATAATAGCTGCAACAAAACAAGAATTAATTGAAAAACTTGGGTTATTTATTGAGGATAAAAACGATGCGAATACGCTAAAAGGCGTTGTTGAAAAAGTTGGAAACATTGCAAGGCTTTTAAGCAAAAGCGAAAAAAAATCTTTTGTGGAATTGATCGCTAAAAGCGGAAATCTTCAAAAATTAGGTCAGTTATGGATTGAAGGAATTGTCAACGACTGGCAAGATTTAAATTCAGCGAAAGCAGGAAAAAGAGTTTCCTTGCCAACCTATCCATTCGCTGACAAACGCCATTGGGTAGAAACCAGCGAAAACGGAACTGTATTAGCCGCTTCCACAATAGATCATCCATTAATTGATGCAAACGAATCTACCTTTGAACGCCAAATTTTCAAAAAAACGTTCAATGATACAGAATTCTTTATATACGATCACTTAGTTTCAGACATTCCAACCTTACCTGGAGTTGCGTATCTTGACTTTGCTAGAAAAGCGGGTGAATTAGCTGCTGGAAGAAAAGTAAAAGCCATTAAAAATATTGTTTGGTTAAATCCAATTACGGTTACAGATTCAAAACCAGTAGACATTTGGATTGAGTTGATTCCGCAAGCTGTAGAAGTAAAATTTGAAATCTTTGGAAAAAATGTAGAAGGCGTAAAACAATTGCATTCGCAAGGTAGAATAGCGTATGTTACAGATGAAACTGAGGAAGTAATACCTGAATATATTGACATCAAAGCAATTCAGGCGCGTTGTACAAAAGTAGGTGACGGAAAAGATGCGTATCCTATATTTGGCAAATTAGGCTTAGGTTTAGGACCAAGTTTTCAAGTGCTTCAAGAAGTGTTTAAAAATGACGATGAAATGTTTGGAATCATGAAAGTTCCAGATGTTTGTTTAGACGATTTTCAAGATTTCATATTACATCCTTCATTATTAGATGGCGCTGGACAAACAGTAATGGCGTCTCACTTATTAGCTGCTACGGATGATTCTGGCGGAATGGTTGTTCCATATTCATTTGGAGAAGTAGTGATACTTCATCCGTTAACAACAAACTGTTACAGTTACATTCAAAAAGTAGATGATCCAAAATCAAAACTATCCAAAGCAAATCTTATAATTACAGATGAAGACGGAAAAATTTTAGTCAAAATAAACGAGTCTATTGGAATCCCGCTAACGGACATTCACGAAAAGCCTGCGGGCAGTCCAGAAGCAGGAATTACAGCTGAAGTTGATGAATTTGAAGACCTTTATTATACCAATCTTTGGGAAGAATCTCAGGTTACAATACCTCAAGCAGAAGCTAACACTCAACATAGTATCTTACTTTTTGATACTGACGAAAAACTATACAATGCATACCAAAAAGATTCAGGAAAAAATATAATTCTCATACAAGCTGGAAAAGCTTTTAAAGCTTCTGGAGAGAACAAATACACAATAAATCCTGAGAATAAAGACGATTACATTCAGCTTTTAGAAGCAATCCATAAACAAGGAAATACGTTTGGTAAAATCTGTTATGCTTGGTCTAAATCTCCTTTTCAGGAAGAAGAAGCTTTCTTAAATGAATCGTTAGACACAGGAATTTATTCGTTCCTCTACGTATGTCAGTCACTCATCCATCTAAAATCTGATACAAAATTTCAAGTAGTATATTTATTCAACGGAATTGAAAACGAATATCAGCCTCACAATGAAGCGGTTAGTGGTTTCATAAAAAGTTTACACTTAGAGCAATCTAACATTATGTGTAAAACGGTAGAAATTCAAAACAATGATACTCCAACTGATATTGTAAAAATGTTCGTGTCAGAATTACATACAGACACTATTGAAGATTTAGCGGTTCGGTACCAAAAAGAACAACGTTTTGTTAGAAAACTAAAAAACATACAAAATTGGAATGATGAAAAATCGGCAATCTCACAACAAGCACTCAAAGAAAAGGGAGTTTATCTTATTACTGGAGGAGTTGGAGGTTTAGGATTCATCTTTGCAGAATACTTAGCAAAAGAATGCAAAGCAAGATTAATATTAACCGGTAGATCAAAACTATCTGAAGAGAAATCAATCCAAATAAATGAACTAGAAGCCTTAGGAGCGGAAGTTCTATACCTGCCAACAGATGTTTCAAAACTTGAAGAAGTAACGAAACTAGTAACCGAAGGCAAGAAAAAATTCGGAACCATTGATGGGATTATTCACAGTGCTGGTGTCTTACGAGATTCCAATGTGAGGAGTAAAACCAGAGAAGAAATGAGTGCGGTTTTTGCACCAAAAATATATGGAGCTTTCTACTTAGATGAATTAACCAAAAATGACAAACTCGACTTTTTCGTTACATTCTCTTCCATGGCAGCCGTTGGTGGAAACATGGGACAAAGTGATTATTCCTATGCAAACCATTTTATGGATACGTACATGAAAAGACGTACTGCGCTTGAAGCAAAAGGAGAAAGATCAGGGAAATCGTTAAGTTTAAACTGGTCAATTTGGGCAAGTGGAGGAATGAAGCTTGATACGCAAATGGAAGCATTCTTCAAAAACAGTTTAGGAATCCGTCCATTAAGTACTGCTGTAGGAATTGGCACATTCACAAAAGGATTACTTTCAGAACAAACACAAATTGTAGTTGTGGAAGGTATGCAAGAACGAATGGAAATTGCATGGGGAATTCGTAAAAAAGCAGTTGAAGCAGTAGAAGCAACAGCTACGAATGACGCTGCCGATTCTTCTTCAAGTGGTGGAGACAATGAAGAAGTTAGCAAATTGATTCAAAAAGAATTGATCAAAATTGCAATGGACTTTTTAAAGTTAGAAGAAGACGATGTCTCGATAGATAAAATATTACTAGACATTGGATTCGATTCTATCGGATTGGCAACCTATGCAAATGCATTGAATGATAAATACGGTTTAACCGATATTACACCAGTATTATTCTTTGAATATCCTTCTATTAGAGAGATTACAAAATACCTTGCTACGGAACACAATGAAGCTGTAACTAAAACCTATAATTTAGCTGGTGGCGGAACCACTAAGTCAGCGGAACCAACGGCAAAAGTAACAACAGAAACGAAAGCTACACCTGAAGCTGCTCCAACATTTACAGGAATAAACAAAGGATGGAATGCTGGTCAAGCTACTCAAAACACAAACAATCAACCTGCTCAAAGTGGAGGTTTATCAGTTGCATCTCGTTTTATAGACTGTCCAATAGCAATCGTAGGAATTGGCGGCGTAATGCCAAAATCACGCGATATGGTTGAATATTGGGAAAATCTGAAAAATGGCGAAAATATGATTTCGGTCATTCCGCGCGATAGATGGATTTGGGAAGATTATGACGGAGATCCAATCACGGAAGTAAACAAAACAAACTCAAAATGGGGAGGTTTTATTGATGATGCAGACAAATTTGATCCACTATTTTTCGGAATCTCACCACGTGAAGCAGAAATGATGGATCCACAACAAAGAGTCTTTCTAGAAACAGTTTGGAGTACCATTGAAGATTCTGGATATAAAATTTCTGATCTTTCAGGTACAAAAACTGGATTATTTGTTGGTGTTGCTGTACATGATTATGCAGATTTAATGAATACACTACAAGTTGAACTTGACGGATATACAGCATCTGGTAACTCACATTGTATGTTGGTAAATAGAATTTCATTCTTACTAAACTTACGTGGACCAAGTGCGCCAATTGATACAGCATGTTCAAGTTCTTTAATTGCAATTCATCGCGCTGTTGAATCTATTCACACAGGAAGTAGCGACATGGCAATTGTTGGTGGCGTACAATTAATGATGACGCCAGCCGCACATATTTCATTCGGAATGGCAGGAATGTTAAGTACCGATGGTAAATGTAAAACGTTTGACGAAAGCGCAAGCGGATACGTTAGAGGTGAAGGTTCAGGAGCAGTTTTCCTTAAAACGTTGGCACAAGCGGAAGAAGACAATGATCAAATTTATGCAGTTATAAAATCTACTGCTGAAAATCATGGAGGTAGAGCTGCAATGCTAACAGCACCAAATCCAAATGCACAAGCTGAACTTATTGTAGAAGCGTATGAAAAAGCAGAAATTGATCCAGCTACGGTAGGATATATTGAATGTCACGGAACTGGAACCAGTTTAGGAGATCCAATAGAAGTGAGAGCCTTGGCTAAATCATTTAAAGAATTATATCAAAAACATAACAAAACTATTCCTAGCACACCGCATATTGGGTTAAGTTCTGTAAAAACAAATATTGGTCACTTAGAAACTGCCGCAGGTATTTCAAGTTTCTTAAAAGCAGTACTTGCCATGAAGCATAAACAAATTCCTGCTTCATTACACTTTGAAAACTTAAATCCTCATATAAATTTTGCCGGAACTCCATTTTATGTGGTTGACAAAACTACCGACTGGAAACGAATAACTGGAGCCGACGGAAAAGAATTTCCGCGTAGAGCTGGGATTAGCTCTTTCGGATTTGGTGGAGCCAATGCACACGTGGTTATTGAAGAATATATTCCTTCCAAAAAGGAAGAAAAAATTGAATTTCAAAAACCATTCATGTTTACGCTTTCGGCTAAAAATACTGAGAGACTTAAAGTATATGCAGAATCTATTTTAAGACATGTGGATAACTATGAAGTAGACCTTCTAAATTTAACATACACATTACAAATAGGAAGAGATGCAATGACGCAGCGACTCGGATTTGCTGTAAACTCACTTTCTGAGCTAAAGCAATTGCTTAGTGATTACATTGCAGGAAACGACATTGAAAACATTTATCAAGGAAAAATTAAAAGTAAAAAAGAGAAAGCGGAGTTAGAAAGTTTACACGGTTCACACGAAACTTCCATAGATGCATGGATTGTGAATTACAGCTATGAAGAAATGCTGAAAGCTTGGGTTGAAGGTTTTGATTTTGATTGGAATCGTATTTATGGAGAAGCGAAACCAAAAAGAATAAACATTCCAACATATCCATTTGCCAAAGAGCGTTACTGGTTTGAATTTGATCCTAATGCTTCAAGAGGTAAAACAACTGCAGTAATTCATCCATTATTACATACAAACACTTCAGTTTTAAAACAACAAGCATATACTTCATCGTTCAATGAAAATGAATTTTTCCTTACGGATGATAAAGTGTCTGGAAAGAAAAAACTAGCTGCGGGCGCGTTTTTAGAAATGGCAAATGTAGCTGTAACACATGCTGCTTTTTCCAAACTAGAATTTACCGCGTTGGAGTTTAAAAACATGAATTGGTCTAGTCCATTTTTAGCGAACAAAGACACTTCCATTTCTTTGGCATTATATGAAGAAGATGAAAACAATATACTGTTTGAAGCTTTCAGTTCTGAAGAAGGAGAAGAAGTTGTCCATTTTGATGGAAAAGCTATACTTGACGCACAAACTAAATTACAGCAAATAGATATTGAATTACTCAAAAATCAATTAAATACTGGAAAGACAAACTATGAAGAACTATTCAAAACGTTTATTGAAAATGGGTTGAATGGTTATAGTTATCCAGAAATAAAATTTGCATCAAAAGGACACAAACAGTTTTTAATGCAGTTGGTATTGCCTACTGAATTACAAAACGACACCACCGATTATATTTTAAATCCAGCAATAATTGAAGTTGCTTTGCACGCTTCGGGTCTTATGATTCATGCGGATCATTACAAAGACAAATCGCCATTACCAGCGAAACTGGAGAGACTAAAAATAGTAGCTCCATGCGAGAACGAAATGTACATTTGGGTTCGTCATTCAAGAAGTAACAGTGAAGATGAAAATCATATCGAATTAGACATTGATCTCATCAACGCTAAAGGAGAAATTTGTATCTCATTAAAATCAATAACGTTTGTTGAGGAAAATAATGGAACAACTAACAAATTTGAATCTCATGAATTGGAGCAGTATTTAGAATCTTTTTACGATCTAATTCCCAACGGTTCACCAGGTAAATCATCAGAAAGTATAAATGATGAATTTCAAAGACTATTAGGCGAAGATTTTAGTCATCGCAACTAA